The Spirochaetota bacterium genomic interval CGGTAACCTTAGTGCTGCGAAAAGAGGATGGGAGGAGGTAAAAGAGGTATGAAAATACGGGGATGGAAAGATTTAAACGAGGGTCCGGTGATTAAAAATCCCGGAAATTCAATTCTTTATAAAACAGGATCATGGCGCAGCTTCAAACCTGTATTTCTGAAAGAAAACTGCACTGACTGCCTCCTTTGCTGGCTGTACTGTCCTGATATGTCAGTGGTAGTTGAAAACGGACAGATGCGGGGTTTTAATTATGATTATTGCAAGGGCTGCGGGATATGCGCAAACGAATGCCCTGGAAAAAAACGGCAGAAAGCGATTGTAATGGAGCAGGAGGGAAAATAATGAAAACAATCTCGGCTGTAACGGGAAATGAAGCCATTGCCGAGGCAATGCGGCAGATAAATCCTGACTTTAGTGCTGTTTATCCGATAACGCCTCAAACCGATCTGATGCAGAAATTCTCTTCCTTCCATGCTGACGGTTACGTTTCAACAGAAGTTGTACTGGTAGAGAGTGAGCATAGCGCTATGAGCGCATGCATAGGCGCCGCGTGCGCCGGAGGCCGGGTTGTCACTGCCACAAGCGGCCCCGGGCTCGCTTTAATGTGGGAGATGCTTTTTGTCGCTTCAGGAATGCGTCTGCCTATAGTGATGCCTGTTGTTAATCGGGCCCTGTCAGCTCCTTTAAATATTCATGGAGATCATTCAGACGCGATGGGCGCGAGAGATTCAGGATGGATACAGATCTGGTCGGAAAACGCCCAGGAGGCCTATGATAACATGATCCAGGCTTTCAGAATCGCTGAACATATGGATATACGCCTTCCCGCAATGGTTTGCTATGATGGTTTTATTATCAGTCACTCAATAAGCAGAGTTGAATTTCTATCGGATGAGACCGTACAAAAATTCATCGGTGACTTTACACCTACTAATTCACTTCTTGATATTGAAAAAGTTGTAAGTTATGGACCCCTCGTTCTGACTGATCAATACCATGAATACAAAAAGGTGCAGAATGACGTAATATCTTCAATAGGTGAAATCGTTCTTAAAGTGGCAGATGAATTCGAAAAAGTATCGGGAAGAAAGTATAGTTTATTCGACAGTTACAGGCTTGATGATGCTGAAATCGGGATAGTTATTCTTAACTCGGCTGCCGGTACCACCAAAGATGTTATTGATGAGGCACGCAAAAAAGGCATAAAAGCCGGCCTTCTCAAACCGAGATTTTTCAGACCGTTTTTCTATAATGAAATAGCTGAAGCTCTAAGCGGATTAAAGGTTATTTGTGTAATGGACAGATCTGACTCATTCGGCGCCTTTGGACCATTATATACAGAAATCGCCTCGAGCATGTTTCACATGAAAAATAAACCGGTTTTAATCAATAAAATTTATGGTTTAGGCGGAAGGGACTATCTGCCGGTACACGCGGAAATGGTTATCGACGAGCTGTCTGAAATAGCCGAAACCGGGATTGTAAACCATTATAAAGAATACATCGGTTTAAGAGAATAAAATGTATGAATGATTCATTAATTACTATGATCAGGAGAAAGAGATGAGAGGATCGATTAAATTGAAAGATATATCGGAAAAAGAAATATTACTGGCATCCGGCCATAGAATGTGCTCGGGTTGCGGGGCGGCCATAGTTGTAAAAATGGTTCTGCTTGCCAGTGATTACCCGATAGTAGCATGTTCTCCAACAGGATGTCTTGAGGTAACAACCTGCATATCAGACTACACATCATGGAAAATACCATGGATTCACTCCGCCTTTGAAAATGCGGCTGCCACAATAGCAGGCGTTGAAACAATGCACAGGGTACTGGTTAAGAAAGGAAAAGCCCGTGAGGATATTAAATTTATTGTATTCGCGGGCGACGGCGGAACATACGACATCGGTTTTCAGAGTCTCTCAGGCGCGATGGAAAGAGGTCATGATATATTATATATATGTTATGACAATGAGGCTTATATGAATACCGGGACTCAGCGTTCGAGTGCGTCACCCCTTGGCGCTGATACATCGACATCGCCGGCGGGAGATGTAATACCCGGGAAAACCCAGCACAGGAAAAATATGACACGAATAATGGCAGAACATAATATACCCTATGCCGCACAGGCCTCTCCATCTCATTATAATGATCTTATGAAAAAGATCAGAAAGGCTCTGGAGATAAAAGGGCCTAAATTCATAAATATCTTATCACCCTGCAACAGGGGCTGGAGATCAAATTCAAATGACGCGATTGAACTTTCAAAAATTGCCGTTGACAGCTGTTATTGGCCCCTCTATGAGATTGAAAATGGGAAAACCACAGTAAATCATATTCCAAAAGAGAAAAAACCTCTTAGGGATTTTTTAAAGCCTCAGGGGAGATTTTCTCATTTATTTAAAGAGAATAATATTCATCTGATCGATCAGCTTCAGAAAAAGATTGATGAAGACTGGAATAGGCTTTTACAAAGCTGCTGATTTTAAGATCTGTTGAATTATACAAAAAAAGACGCCGGTTGTAACTCGGCCGGCGTGTCGTTATTTCAATAAAGAATGCCTCTGTGCGTTGCAGAGTTCGTCCGCTTCCGCGTCCAGCATCGAATTCAATGTCTCTTCGATGGTATTTTTACATATTACCCCAAATGAGCCTTGATCTTTTCCTCGTTGATCTCTATTATCTTACCAGTAATACAAAGTCCCCCTCTGATTTTAAAGTGTGTGGGAACTCTTTATTTATCAGATCGAGGACTTTTTTTACTCAAATGTGAGAAAGATATTATACGTTATCCAAGGGAGACGCCATGAGCATACTGCACCCCATCAATTCCTTTTTTCTCCGTCGGTATTTTTCATCCTCATACCTTATACAGAGAAAGTCCCAGACGCTCCTGTACATGCTCCTCTCCCTGGTTTTCCTGCTACCGTTGATGATTCTCCTGATTGTGATATTCCTGGGGATGGTGCAGTACCTCCAGGCCCTTATCGTCATTACCATTATATTCACCTCGGTGCTCGTGGCACTCGCGTTCCTGAAAAGCGGCAGGTATCACTTCGCGGCCAATATCCTGATTTTTGTCATCTCAATAACCCTGACCGTCGGCCTCATGTCGAAGCTGATACACTCCCCGCAGAACGGCTACACGTCCTACATCTATTTCATGACGGCCGCCATGGTCATGGCAACGGCATTCTGCACGCGAAGGATCGTCTGGACGGTGTCCCTGCTCTTCCTCGCGGCGGATATCGTCTTCTTCTTCCTGGTCCGGGACCGGCTCGATCCGATAAGCCTGGGGGCGGCGAATGTGGGCGTAATTAACAGCAGCTTCTCGCTGGTGTTTATAATCATTCTGTCCCAGCTCATTCTCTCCCTAACCGAAGGAGCGCTGAAAAAATCCGAGGATGAGAAAAACGAAAAAGAGGAGCAATACCGTCAGATATCCGGCCTTCTCGCCTCGGTCAACGATTCGGCCGGAGAGCTCGTCGGCGCCTCGCGGGAACTCTCATCGGCCTCGATGAGCTTTTCGGAAAACTCCCAGAGCCAGGCCTCGGCCGCCGAGGAAATCATGGCGACCATCGAGGAGGTATCGTCCAGCAGCGACACGATCGCCGATGGAGCCGACAGGCAGGTTCAGAACCTGGACGAGCTCGTCGCCAAGCTCGGAAAGCTTTCGGGAACAATGAGAGAGATGAGCGAAAAAGTCAAAAAGACCCGCGGAACCGCCGAGAACATCTCCTCCCTCGCGAAATCCGGCGAGTCGACGATCAACTCGATGAGCGAGGGAATGGGCAAGATCGGCGAAAGCTCGGGCAAGATGACCGACATCATCGGAATCATCAACGACATCTCGGACAAGATAAACCTGCTCTCACTCAACGCGGCCATCGAAGCGGCGCGCGCCGGCGAAGCCGGCCGGGGATTCGCGGTCGTGGCCGACGAGATATCCAAGCTCGCCGACCAGACCGCGTCCAGCCTCAAGGAGATCGGCACCCTGATCAAGCTGAACACCGACGAGATCGGCAAGGGCACGCAAAACATGGGAACCTCGGTGAAGGTGATCAGCGAAATCATTCGTGGCGTGAACGATATTGACGGCATGATCGATGATATCGCCCGCTTCATGGAGGTGCAGGAAGGCATCAACGGCGAGGTCAACGCCGACGCCGGGCGCGTGAGGGCGCGCTCCGACGAGATCAGGGTATCCACCGGGGAGCAGAAGACAGCGGTCTTCGAGATCGTGCGCTCCATCGCGTCGGTCAACGAGATCACCCAGAAGAACTCGATCGAGTCAGACAACCTGCTTTCGCACTCAAACCGGGTGAAGGGAATGGCCGACAGTCTGAACGACCAGGTGCGCTCGTTCGCCACGTGAGGCTCCACGTTCACCGCCGCACATGGAGGAGATCATCGCGGCCCGTGTGTCCGTCCATACGACCTCCGCCGACGGAGGGGAATGAACGGTCGTTGCCGCCCGGGAATCGTCATTCCTTTACCATCCCCCTGAGCCGCGCCGCGATCAGCGGGCAGACAAACATGAACGCGAGCCCTATCGACATCAGGCCGCCGTCGAACGGGTCGTACTCGGCGAGAATACGCTCCCACGAATACCCCCTGCCGTACAGACCGATGACCGCCTCGAAGATGAAAGTGAGCACCGTCCACAGCGCACCGACGCCGAGGAGTTCCCCCACGCGTCTGGCCCGCATCCACTTTGCCAGGAGCAGGGTGATGAGCAGTATGATGAGCGCCCCCACCGGCATGCCGACCCGGGCCGACCGCATCTCGCCCAGCACGGGCACCAGGAAAAAGGCCCGGAGAATCCCATGCAGCGTCTCCGCCGCGATAATGATCAACCATACGCCGAGCGCCCTCATGATTATGCGCACGCCACACCTCCTTTTACTCTTCGGCCGACCGGGTGCATGCCACGCCAGTTTACAGCCGGCTTACCGTATCGGTCTCGACCTTCAGAACGAGCCCCTCGCGATCGGCGACCGTCACCGCCTCTCCCTTCGCGACAGGCGCATGGCCATCGCCAACGCGCGCCCGCCACATCTCCCCGCGCACCAGGACCAGCCCCTCCGGGGCGAGCTCGCGAAGCGCGACGCCGCGCTCGCCGATCATCGAAAGCGAATCGGCCTCGGGTCGCGTGTCGTAGGCGCGCCACAAAAGCGGCAGCATGGCGATGTCCGACAGAACGACAAGCGCGATGATGACGGCTTTCACCTGCGCCGGTATCGGCACTATCCGGTCAAGATAATAGAGCACCACAACCACCATAACGATCGACGGTATCTGCAGTAGCGCGTAGCGGATGACCGCGTGTCGTGGTATGCTTCGAAACTTCTTTAGGATTGCATTGCCTCCGGAATATCGTTTTCGCGCGGACGTCCGTTGCGATCCGGACCGTACGCCCGGCCGATAGTATCGAACGATCCATCGCTGTCAACATGATTAGAACTACCCGCGGTCATTGCCATTATCCGCCCGCATTAATCTCTTGAAAAACGCCGCGCCTGCGCGTACATAACCCACATCACGGCCGCGCGGCCGAACACGCGGAGGAACACCAATGACCGTCGACACGTCCAACATGCGCCAGGTGCTCGTCGATTTCCCAAAGCAGTGCGCCGAAGCGCTCACGCTTTCCGAAGCCCTATCGGCACAAGGAACCTTCTCGAAAATCCTCGTCCTCGGCATGGGCGGCTCCGGCATCGGCGGCGCGATCATACAGGCGCTCCTTCGCGACGGCACGGTCCCCGTTTTAACCTCGAAGGACTACGACGTCCCCGGCTTCATCGGCGCCGACACGCTCACGCTTGCGGTGAGCTACTCGGGGAACACCGAGGAGACGCTTTCGGCGCTCGAAAAGGTAAAAGCGCGCGGCGCGACGACCGTCGCCATCACCTCCGGCGGTGCGATCGCCTCGCAGGCCGGCACCGTCGTCCTCGTACCCGGCGGACTCCAGCCCCGCTGCGCCGTGGGATACCTGCTCCTTCCGGCCCTCCGGCTTCTTTCCAACTCTGGACTCACCGCGCTCGGTAAAAAGGATTTTTCGGACATGATGGATACGCTCGCCGACACCGCCTCCTACGAGCGAGAGGGAAAAGCCCTTGCCGCGCGCCTCTACGGCCGCGTCCCCGTCATCCATACCTCCGAGCGGACGGCCCCGGCCGGGTACCGCTTCAAGTGCCAGATCAACGAGAACGCCAAGCACCCCGCATATCACCATGTGTACCCGGAGCTCTGCCACAACGAGCTGGTCGGCTTCGCCGGGATGGAGCGCGAGCGCTTCATCGTCGCGACGATGCGCGACGGGCTCGACCACGAGCGCGTCGTCCGGCGCATGGACGTCTGCGCGAAGCTCTTCGGCGAGACGGTCGATGTCGTGGAGATTACCTCCCGCGGCGAAAGCCCGCTCGCGCGCATGATGTCGCTCATCTGCCTCGGCGACTGGGCGTCATACGAACTCGCCCTCTTGAAGAAACTCGACCCCACGCCGGTAACGCTCATCGAAAGTCTGAAGAAGACGCTGAAGGATTAAGGAACGTACTGACACATCTGGCGGGTCATTATACCGGGGATCAGGCGAGGGCGCGGTTCGTACCGCGCCCTCGCGGTCATCAAAGCTGATAAAAGAAAATCTTCGTCGGGTTGCCGTCGTTGTCCACGGCGTCCTCCATGTACTGCCAGCCGCGGTTGCCGTAATAAATCGCGAGGTCCAGCCCTTCCTCGTGGCCCAGGAACAGGTAGAGTTCCGGGTAGCCGAGGCTTCGTGCCTTTTCTATCACCGCGTTCACCAGCTGCTCCGCGATCCCGCGCCGGCGGAACTCCGGCACCACGTACAGCGAGGCGAGCCAGGGATTGAGGTCCTTGCGCGACCAGAGGTCGTCGTTCTTGAGCGAGATCATGCCCACCGGCATGTCCTCCTCGATCGCGACGACGGCCGCCGGCACGCCATTGCCGGCGGCGCGCTGGCGATAGGCCTTGATGATAAGGTCGTAGCCGATGGGGCGGCTCCGGTACCACAGGTTGTACGACCAGTACGCCAGCACCGGGGCGTAGTCGGGGCACTCGGACAGGGGCTTGATCAGCGCCATGGGCTCACCGTTTGAGCCCCAGCGTGCCGCCAGGGTTCATGATGCCGCGCGGGTCCAGGTAATCCTTGATGGCGAGGATGAGATCGTGGGCCGTGTCGCCCAGTTCCGCGCGCATCCAGGGCCCCATCATCTTCCCCACGCCGTGATGGTGCGAGAGCGAACCGCCGCTGGCGTGGATGGTGTCGATGAGCCCCCTGTGGTAGCGCGTGAAGTCCTCGATGTCCCTGCCCTTCCTGATCGGCGAGAGGAAGGTGAAGTACAGGTTTGCGCCGTTCTCGTAGACGTGCGAGATGTGCACCATGCACACTGTGTTCGGCCGCGCCTTCAGGTACGAGCGCGTCGCGTTCCACACCTGCATCAGGTTCTCCCAGCTCACCGCGGTCTCGAGCGTATCGGTCATGAGACCCAGGTCCATGAGCGGCTCGCGCAGGTATGCGCTCGAATAACGCTGTTCCAGCCATTTTTTAGTGGGCCCCGCGCCGAGCGAAAGCCCGCCGTTTTTCTTCGCCACGGCCTTAATCTTTCCGGCAACGAGCTTCGTGTAGTCGGCGTCGCCCTCCACGGCGACGAACATGAGACAGCGCTTCATCGGTTTGTAGCCGAGGAGGCGCAGCGCCCGGTCGGCCGCCGAGCCGTTCATGCCCTTCATGGCGAAGGCCACGTCGGTCTCCTCCGGGTCGGAGATGCGAAACAGGTGGGGCTTGCCGAACTCGCCCTGCATTGACTGCCGCATGGCCGCGACGGCCGGTTCGAAATCCTTAAAGAGGAACGAAGCGTACACGGTGTTGTCCGGGCGGCAGGCGCGGATCTTCATCGTCACCTCGGTCACCACGCCGAAGGCCCCTTCCGAGCCCATGATGATCTGGTCGATGTCCGGACCGATCGCCGCGGCCGGATAGTCCTTCGTTACAATCGTCCCGCGCGGCGTCACCACGCGCATCGATAGCACCATGTCCTCTATTTTACCGTAGCCGGTAGACGCCTGTCCCGCGCCGCGCGTAACGGCCCATCCGCCCACAGAGGAGTGCTCGAACGACTGCGGAAAATGCCCGCAGGTGTAGCCCGTGCCGTAACTGTTAAGGTGCTTTTCGAGTACGGGGCCGAAGATGCCCGGCTGCACGGTTACGCTCGAGTTCTCAACGTTAACCCGCACCACTTTGTCCATGTGCCGCGTGAGGTCCAGCGACACGCCGCCTTTGGGAGTCTCAACGCCTCGCGTCACCGACGAGTGGCCGCCGAACGGCGTAACGGCGATCTTTTTATCGTTACAGAACTTTACGATCTTCGCGACGTCGGCCTCGTCGCGGGGATAGACCACGGCATCGGGAGGATTTTCGACCATGCCGAGGCGGAGCTTGACCAGGTCCAGGAAAAACTTCCCGTACGAGTGATACGCCCGCTCGAAATCGTCGGTTGAGACGTTCGCCTCGCCGACGATCCTTTTAAGGGATGCGAGCAGAGCGGGGGCAAGCCTGCATTTCTTCGATAGCTTAACATCCTCATCGCCGGGCATGTACCGCTCTGAAAGGTCCCCGGGGCTCAGATTGAATGTCTTCGCTATATACTCGAGCATACCGTGGCCGATCACTTCGTCGTGGTTCGGGTCTCCCCATTTCAGAATATTGCGGTAGTTTTTCTGGTTCATCTCATCTCCTCCGTTCTATCAATCATCGCGGGACCGCGAGCGTCTGTTTCGCAGCCGCGATCTCTTTTTTAACACGCGCCTCGTCCCATTTCAACTCTTTCGCCGCGACTCGCGCGATCTTCTTTAAAACGGCCTCTCCCGGATCGCCAAGCGTCCCCAGGCCCGTGCGTCGCATGAGGATGTCGGTCAATGTCTTCGCCATCTCGTTGCGAATGCCGTAAACGACCTGGGCGCCGATCTCGCCGTCGGCGTTCAGCGGCACGGCGAGCGATTTATCCGCGCGTGCAATGGCAAGCACCCTCGGATACTCGGTACCATAGTTCATGGCCAGGCAGCGCACGGTGCTCTCGCGGAAGTCCGCATTGCCCTCAACCGCCTCCGCAACGAAGCGCTCCATGTCCTCTATCTCGCATCCCGCAAGGTATTCGTTGTCCGTGCGCGAGGGAGGAAGCGTCCTTTTCAGCTTCACCTGCACCATCTTGAGTACGTTCACGGCCAGGTTACGGCTGGTCGTCAACTTGCCGCCTTCGACGGTGATGAGCCCGTCGAGCCCCTCGAGTGCGTGGTTGTATATCTCGTATTTGCGCGAGGTCGCGTAGGTGCCCTCGGTCTGATCGTCCACGAGAGGCCGAAGCCCCCCGTAGGCGAAAAGAACGTCTTTTATCGAAACTTTTCCGTCACCGAACGACCGGTTGATCTCGGAAAGAAAATCTTCAATTCCCTCTTTCGTCACGCAATAATCATCGGGATCTCCTTCATACTCTTTGTCGGTGGTGCCGATGAGTGAGTGGCCCCGCCAGGGGATGATAAAGAAATGCCTCCCTCCCGGCGTCATCATGGTAACCGCCCGGTCGGTCAGGCTCCGTGTAATGACGTGGATTCCCTCCGAGCGTCGGATGTGGTGCAGGTCCTTGCCGTTCTTCGACGCGTTGAGGATGATGTCCGCCCACGGGCCGGCGCAGTTGATCGTAAGCTCGCCCCGAATCTCGACCGTTTTATTCTTAATAAGATCGCGCACCCTGACGCCCGCTACCCGTTTGTCATCGTGATAGACGAAATCTTCAACCTTCGAGTAGTTGGCAACCTTCGCCCCCAGCTCCGTGGCCGACTTGATAAACGCAAGGGTTAAGCGTTCGGGCGTGATGCTCTGGCAGTCGTAGTACATCGTCGATCCCGTAAGGCCGTCCTGCCTTAGACCGGGGGCCATAGCGAGGGTCTTTTTGCGCGAAAAGGTCGAATGGTTGGGAATGCGCTTGCTCCGGTCCCAGGTCCATTTTTTATCGAAGGCGAGCACGTCGTAGATGGTGAGCCCCAGCATAAGCACGTACTTGTTGTTTTTAAGCTTGTTGTAATTGGGCACCATGAACGGGATTGGATACACGAAGTTGGGCGCGATGTTCGAGAGGATGCGCCGCTCACGAAGCGACTCGCGCACAAGGCCGTATTCCAGATAAAACAGATAGCGAAGCCCCCCGTGAATGAGCTTGGAGTTCGCCGCGGAGGTTGCCCAGCCGAAGTCGTTCTTCTCGACCATCGCCACCTTCAGCCCGCGCGAGGCGGCATCGTAGGCCACGGCCGCACCGGTGATTCCTCCTCCGATTATGACGATATCGAACAACTCGCCCTTGTGTTTCTCGATGAATCGTTCCATCGCTTACCTCCTTTTCGCGCCTCGCGCGCCGTAATTCATTTTATAAAAAGCGAAAATTTTTTCCTCGGTATAGGTCAACACCTCGGTCATGATCTTCTGCGACCTGTCCGTCTGCTTCGCCGCGACGGCGCCGTATATGTCGCGGTGAAAGCGCGCCGAGCGACGCCGGTTCTCGGGATCGCTGAAATACAGGTAGCCGTGGTCGCGGAAGAACTGGTTGAAGAAATTCAGAATGAAGATGTATAGTAAATTTCCGCTGGCGCGGGCGAGCAGGTGATGCACGCCGAGGTCGCGCTCGAGCATGTCCTTCTCGCCCTCGGCTAAGGCGATGGATTTGAGCTCCCCGAGCTGCTCGTCGGTGCGGTTCGCGGCCGCCCGGGCCGCCATCTCCGGCACAATGATTTTCCGGATGGCGAGCGTGTCGGCAAGAATGCCGGGATCGAAGACCTCGTCCAGGTACACGATCGCCTTGAAGAGCTCGAGGTTGCCGCTCTCGAGATAGTTCTTCACATAGATGCCATCGCCGTGGCGGATCTCGACAAGGCCCATCACCTCGAGCTTTTTAAGCGCCTCACGGAGCGTCGCCCGGTTCACCTGGAGGTTCGCCGCAATCTCGCGCTCGGCGGGAAGCCGCTCGCCGGGCCTGAAGCGTCCCTCGACGATCCGGCCGATCATCTGGCTTACAATCTCCTCGTGAAGGCGGCTTCGCGTAACCGGATCGAGTTTTTTGGCGGCGATCGTCATGGCATTCCTCCTACTTATTGGTCGAGTGGTCCGACCAATAACCAGAATAGCGCCATACATTAAAACAGTCAATTATTAAATACACTGTTATCGCTTTTACTGATTTTGATCATACGCCGTTTCCAGCATCACGACCGGAACAATCGGTTAGAAAATAGATCTGTTATATATTTAGAATATTATAATATAATTGTATTATAAAATTCTTGACAACCCGGAACCCCCTTGTATGTTAGCATTAAAGTATATACTAATATATTGGAGCTCTTGCGCTGCAGCCGGGATAGGGCTGGCTTTCGCTCGAAGTTGCGTGACAGCTCCGATTGATACCTTCACAGGAGGCAGCATGACGATACAACGTGTGCAGGGCATTGTGCTCGGAGCCCTGTTGATGCTCAACACCGAGGTGTTCGCGACAAATGGCATGCGGATGATCGGATTCGGTCCCGTGCAAAGATCCATGGGAGGAGTGAGTGTAGGCACCGCTCTCGACGCCGCGTCTCTGCTTACCAACCCGGCGGGAATGACCGACCTGAAAGCTCGAATTGACTTCGGCGCATCGTATTTTGCCCCAGCCGTGGAATACAATGCGACCGGGGCGGGTCCGGGAGTCATGGTCGGTGATGGAGTGACGGTCGAATCAGACAAGGGGTCCTCCCCGGTCCCCGCCTTCGGTCTAATTGTTCCGATCGGCGAAAACATAACTTTCGGCATCGGCGCATACGGCATATCGGGGATGGGTGTCGATTACGAGCGGAACCTGTACCAGAGCGTACTCTCGACCGGCTACAGCCAGATGCGCTTCGCCCCGGGAATCGCCTATAAGATCAACAACATGATATCCGTCGGCGCGGTTGTGAACATTATGTACGCCACCATGGAATTTTCTGCGGCCACTAACGGAACAGCCGCGGGTTTCCCGGCCGACCAGCAGGAACACATGAGCGCGGCCTCTTTCGGGTACGGAGGAACCATTGGAATCACCGTGAAACCGGTGGAAATGCTGAAAGTCGGCCTGGCGTATGAAACCAAGAGCCTGTTCCAGGATTTTGCATTCAATACGGACACGGGACGCGACAAGCTTGAATTCAACCAGCCCCGGAACATTACATTAGGCGTGGCCGTGATGCCCGTCAACGGGTTGATTCTGGCCGTCGATGTCCAGTGGATACAGTGGTCCGATACAAACGGCAAAGACCTTCCCGAATACACCGAGAACACAGGTGCGATGGCGTGGAATCTTAACTGGGACGATCAGATCGTTTACAAGCTGGGCCTGCAGTACAGCGTCAACCCGATGTTCGATGTTCGCACGGGATTCAACTACGGCAAAATGCCGCTTGATAAAAACAGGGCATTCGAGAACGTAGCGTTTCCCGCCATCGCCGAATACCACTACACGGCCGGTTTCGGCGTTCATTTCAATAAGAATCTATCTTTGAATGCAGGCGGGATGTATTCGCCGGAGGCGAAAATATCCGGCAGCAATGCGGCCGGACAGTTCATAGCCTCATACGAGGCCAGAATGTCACAGTATTCACTTGATTTGGGTATAGCATACACATTTTGAAGGAAGTTTTCGCCTATTGAAGTGGCTACAAAGAGGGCGCTTAGAAGCGCCCTCTTTGTTTGCCGATGAAGGTGAGGCCTGTTCTTTAAAAACGACCGGAAGGAGCCTTCGGGCAGGCGCAGTCGTCAGGACGTGGCTTCCGTCATTTTCCGATTATATTGTTCGCGTTATCAGCCGCGTCCTTGTCGTACTGCGCCGGCGCCGCTTTGCCCACAAGCTTATAGGCCGATAGGGCGTAATTCTTCGCCGTGCGGCACAGGTCGATCGCGCCCTTGGGGTGCGGTGAATCAAGCGCGGTTCTGGCGTCTTTTAAATTCTGGCTCGCCAGCTGCATGTATTTTTCGACCTTCTTGTCGTCCACGTGGTCCACCAGGTCGACACCGACTGCGTCGACGAGCGTATCGGTCCGCTCCACGTATTTTTTCGCCAGGCTGTGGTATAGTACCGACTGTATCTTCAGGTATTCGTTGTAGACCCCGATGGCCTCCCGGTATTTCGTCTGGATAAATTTGACCTTGCCCAGTTTTATCTGTTTCTCCGCTTCCGCGAACGACGCGAGGTCCGCGGCGTCCCCGAAGTTTTTCGCCGGCACCTCGAGGGTCTTGATCTCCTTCTCGCA includes:
- a CDS encoding FadR/GntR family transcriptional regulator codes for the protein MTIAAKKLDPVTRSRLHEEIVSQMIGRIVEGRFRPGERLPAEREIAANLQVNRATLREALKKLEVMGLVEIRHGDGIYVKNYLESGNLELFKAIVYLDEVFDPGILADTLAIRKIIVPEMAARAAANRTDEQLGELKSIALAEGEKDMLERDLGVHHLLARASGNLLYIFILNFFNQFFRDHGYLYFSDPENRRRSARFHRDIYGAVAAKQTDRSQKIMTEVLTYTEEKIFAFYKMNYGARGAKRR
- a CDS encoding outer membrane protein transport protein translates to MTIQRVQGIVLGALLMLNTEVFATNGMRMIGFGPVQRSMGGVSVGTALDAASLLTNPAGMTDLKARIDFGASYFAPAVEYNATGAGPGVMVGDGVTVESDKGSSPVPAFGLIVPIGENITFGIGAYGISGMGVDYERNLYQSVLSTGYSQMRFAPGIAYKINNMISVGAVVNIMYATMEFSAATNGTAAGFPADQQEHMSAASFGYGGTIGITVKPVEMLKVGLAYETKSLFQDFAFNTDTGRDKLEFNQPRNITLGVAVMPVNGLILAVDVQWIQWSDTNGKDLPEYTENTGAMAWNLNWDDQIVYKLGLQYSVNPMFDVRTGFNYGKMPLDKNRAFENVAFPAIAEYHYTAGFGVHFNKNLSLNAGGMYSPEAKISGSNAAGQFIASYEARMSQYSLDLGIAYTF
- a CDS encoding glycerol-3-phosphate dehydrogenase/oxidase is translated as MERFIEKHKGELFDIVIIGGGITGAAVAYDAASRGLKVAMVEKNDFGWATSAANSKLIHGGLRYLFYLEYGLVRESLRERRILSNIAPNFVYPIPFMVPNYNKLKNNKYVLMLGLTIYDVLAFDKKWTWDRSKRIPNHSTFSRKKTLAMAPGLRQDGLTGSTMYYDCQSITPERLTLAFIKSATELGAKVANYSKVEDFVYHDDKRVAGVRVRDLIKNKTVEIRGELTINCAGPWADIILNASKNGKDLHHIRRSEGIHVITRSLTDRAVTMMTPGGRHFFIIPWRGHSLIGTTDKEYEGDPDDYCVTKEGIEDFLSEINRSFGDGKVSIKDVLFAYGGLRPLVDDQTEGTYATSRKYEIYNHALEGLDGLITVEGGKLTTSRNLAVNVLKMVQVKLKRTLPPSRTDNEYLAGCEIEDMERFVAEAVEGNADFRESTVRCLAMNYGTEYPRVLAIARADKSLAVPLNADGEIGAQVVYGIRNEMAKTLTDILMRRTGLGTLGDPGEAVLKKIARVAAKELKWDEARVKKEIAAAKQTLAVPR
- a CDS encoding FAD-binding oxidoreductase, with the protein product MNQKNYRNILKWGDPNHDEVIGHGMLEYIAKTFNLSPGDLSERYMPGDEDVKLSKKCRLAPALLASLKRIVGEANVSTDDFERAYHSYGKFFLDLVKLRLGMVENPPDAVVYPRDEADVAKIVKFCNDKKIAVTPFGGHSSVTRGVETPKGGVSLDLTRHMDKVVRVNVENSSVTVQPGIFGPVLEKHLNSYGTGYTCGHFPQSFEHSSVGGWAVTRGAGQASTGYGKIEDMVLSMRVVTPRGTIVTKDYPAAAIGPDIDQIIMGSEGAFGVVTEVTMKIRACRPDNTVYASFLFKDFEPAVAAMRQSMQGEFGKPHLFRISDPEETDVAFAMKGMNGSAADRALRLLGYKPMKRCLMFVAVEGDADYTKLVAGKIKAVAKKNGGLSLGAGPTKKWLEQRYSSAYLREPLMDLGLMTDTLETAVSWENLMQVWNATRSYLKARPNTVCMVHISHVYENGANLYFTFLSPIRKGRDIEDFTRYHRGLIDTIHASGGSLSHHHGVGKMMGPWMRAELGDTAHDLILAIKDYLDPRGIMNPGGTLGLKR